The sequence AGCGTAGTCGAAGGGTCTTCCGGAAGATTCCTCGACTACGCTCGGAATGACGTCTCGTTGGGACGTTAGGGACAGAGCCGGCGATACGCTGGTTCTACTGTGCTTTGTCTTGTTACCGAAACCTTGTAAATTTAAACTCTTTCCGGCTTTTCTGGTTTGTGGGTTTTCAGGGATTTCAGGGCGGCTTCGCAGAGCGCGACGGTTTTGGCGGCGAAGGTGGCGGGGATGGGGTTTTCAATCTTTCCTTCGAGTAAATCTAAGAACTCTATGACCGATCCGCCCCAGCCGTGACCGCCGATGAGCTCGCCGGTTATCTTTTCGAGTTGTTCTTGACCATTTCTGCCCTTTTGTAACATCGCTTGGCCAGTGAGTGTGCCTTCAGTGCCGAAAACTTCAATCTGTTGTGCAGCTCCGGCGTGTTTACAGCCGCAACTAATTAAACATTTGCCGAGCACACCGTTTTCGAATTTGAAGATGAGTATCAGGCAATCATCGGATGGGAATTCGGGAACGCAGAACTTATTGCTGTAGCAAAATACTTCCTCAACTTCCGAATCGACCACCCACATCATCAAATCCAAAGGATGGCAGCCGCCGCCGAGAAGGATATCCTGGGGTTTAGTTTTATCAATACGCCAGGGTGTGTAGTTTTCACCCTCCTCCGAATACCATGGCCAGAGATCGCCGGCATAATCGCCTTGTACAAAGAATATCTTTCCCGCGCGGCCTTCCTTTGCAGCAAGAGAAATTTCTCTGTTCGGCCAAACGTAGCGTAGAGTTTGGTCAACCATCAC is a genomic window of bacterium containing:
- a CDS encoding Gfo/Idh/MocA family oxidoreductase, coding for MMSKYRLLLTGCGDAGLCAVEVAEKEGRGKLAAIFDPREAAIKKTLSLYPNAVPGNDYVQLLKDTKPDAVIIAGPDHLHAEQAVIALEHGAHLLIEKPLCTTVADARKIIDKAKETGLHVMVDQTLRYVWPNREISLAAKEGRAGKIFFVQGDYAGDLWPWYSEEGENYTPWRIDKTKPQDILLGGGCHPLDLMMWVVDSEVEEVFCYSNKFCVPEFPSDDCLILIFKFENGVLGKCLISCGCKHAGAAQQIEVFGTEGTLTGQAMLQKGRNGQEQLEKITGELIGGHGWGGSVIEFLDLLEGKIENPIPATFAAKTVALCEAALKSLKTHKPEKPERV